A single genomic interval of Amblyomma americanum isolate KBUSLIRL-KWMA chromosome 11, ASM5285725v1, whole genome shotgun sequence harbors:
- the LOC144111126 gene encoding uncharacterized protein LOC144111126 has product MAMHEPHHGRQCRSVSFDDGQRRVIATDLDPEVDPAKLKSIVGRPPTPRPSRTDCTASSSPAGDWDELGEDSSRPPSAASEAGVSATIAAQQPDKSLDLELLMRLTLERDGLADKEWTAAEPALRRERGEGPTDDKRDVDQPATEDLTSEDGGSA; this is encoded by the exons ATGGCCATGCACGAGCCCCACCATGGCCGCCAGTGCCGGTCGGTATCGTTCGACGATGGCCAGCGGCGCGTCATCGCCACGGACCTGGACCCCGAAGTGGACCCGGCCAAGCTGAAGTCCATCGTGGGCCGTCCACCGACTCCTCGGCCGTCGCGAACTGACTGCACCGCATCCTCGTCACCCGCCGGGGACTGGGACGAGTTGGGCGAGGACTCGTCACGGCCTCCCAGCGCAGCCTCGGAGGCGGGCGTCTCGGCCACCATCGCCGCCCAGCAGCCG GATAAGTCCTTGGACCTGGAGCTGCTGATGCGGCTGACGCTCGAGCGCGACGGCCTGGCGGACAAGGAGTGGACGGCGGCCGAGCCAGCGCTGCGGCGCGAGCGCGGAGAGGGCCCCACGGACGACAAGAGGGACGTGGACCAACCGGCCACCGAAGACCTGACGAGCGAGGACGGAGGCAGCGCCTGA